A stretch of Gadus macrocephalus chromosome 17, ASM3116895v1 DNA encodes these proteins:
- the ltb4r gene encoding leukotriene B4 receptor 1 has translation MAFSPSQLYYASPYTSSSLVSPFSLNLSSTATPSAPLALTPAPQRASAALGVAILVLAFALGFPGNLFVVWSVWWRVKKRSVTCLLVMNLAAADALVLLSAPLFLRYLLGGRGWEFGAAACKLVHYLSSVNMYVSIYSIGLMSADRCLAVTRPFLAHRLRTKRKLIGLLLGLWTLSFLLSLPMPFYRSKQLMPISANRSVPICSQDHGSGVEHRVFQYLFETVMGFLLPFAFIVGCYGVVVNRLRTAMFQKKGQSSRLILLIVGAFGLFWLPYHVINVMEIYGVLQGDEAVVRAADQGRPTLTAFAYFSSAVNPILYVFAGSSHIRAAGLSFMGRLFEGTNSESRTTSTTNRTRSSRGGSTAAGVMGAAAALEVEGSPLRAVSAALGPAAGGGKDGRYRSEFSALATIDQSE, from the exons ATGGCGTTCTCCCCCTCCCAGCTGTACTACGCCTCCCCCTACACCTCCTCGTCCCtcgtctcccccttctccctcaacCTCAGCTCCACCGccaccccctccgcccccctcgcCCTCACCCCGGCGCCCCAGCGGGCCTCGGCCGCTCTGGGCGTGGCCATCCTGGTGCTGGCCTTCGCGCTGGGTTTCCCCGGCAACCTGTTTGTGGTGTGGTCGGTGTGGTGGCGGGTGAAGAAGCGCTCCGTCACCTGCCTGCTGGTGATGAACCTGGCGGCGGCCGACGCCCTGGTGCTGCTCAGCGCGCCCCTCTTCCTGCGCTACCTGCTCGGCGGCCGCGGCTGGGAGTTTGGCGCGGCGGCGTGCAAGCTGGTGCACTACCTGTCGAGCGTCAACATGTACGTGTCCATCTACTCCATCGGCCTGATGAGCGCCGACCGCTGCCTGGCCGTCACCCGGCCCTTCCTGGCGCACCGGCTGCGCACCAAGCGCAAGCTGATCGGGCTGCTGCTCGGACTGTGGACGCTCAGCTTCCTGCTGTCCCTGCCCATGCCCTTCTACCGCAG CAAGCAGCTGATGCCGATCAGCGCCAACCGCTCGGTGCCCATCTGCAGCCAGGACCACGGGAGTGGGGTGGAGCACCGGGTGTTCCAGTACCTGTTTGAGACGGTGATGGGCTTCCTGCTGCCCTTCGCCTTCATCGTTGGCTGCTACGGCGTGGTGGTGAACCGCCTGCGCACCGCCATGTTCCAGAAGAAGGGCCAGAGCAGCCGTCTCATCCTGCTCATCGTGGGCGCCTTCGGCCTCTTCTGGCTGCCCTACCACGTCATCAACGTCATGGAG atcTACGGCGTGCTCCAGGGCGACGAGGCGGTGGTGCGGGCCGCCGACCAGGGCCGGCCCACCCTCACGGCGTTCGCCTACTTCAGCAGCGCCGTCAACCCCATCCTGTACGTGTTCGCCGGCAGCTCCCACATCCGCGCGGCCGGCCTCAGCTTCATGGGCCGGCTGTTCGAGGGCACCAACTCCGAGAGCCGAACCACCAGCACCACGAACCGCACCCGGTCCAGCCGCGGGGGGTCCACCGCGGCCGGCGTgatgggggcggcggcggcgttggagGTGGAGGGCTCCCCGCTGCGGGCGGTGTCGGCCGCGCTGGGACCTGCGGCCGGCGGCGGGAAGGACGGGCGCTACCGCTCGGAGTTCAGCGCCTTGGCCACCATAGATCAGTCGGAGtag